A single Cherax quadricarinatus isolate ZL_2023a chromosome 4, ASM3850222v1, whole genome shotgun sequence DNA region contains:
- the LOC128684225 gene encoding protein N-terminal asparagine amidohydrolase-like — protein sequence MVIVIEGVALIKCPKSTDEFYSNYPSIVETGYNFAHQNLKVVEPEFSLYISQGEFGVVPGTDSKIKIIGSDSATTCHIVIIRHPAGTVAVAHFDGSKNEVAAINAMVEKITNIERGLDGLQLYVVGGYMPEKGSKEASKKEAEHLSLKILAMLISHKCLFKVSLWCTCRLNTMEGSSGPQPIVYGVGVEVLTGSIFPACFKSHEPNLPLRSASRWISGDKKLYDIYDHLSGTISIDPFYYSGMDWFNVYLQLPDDLLLRNFSTSPKVEPPEFCQDLRKVFKIFVDHPNPQETLFPGKKSKKYIINSNGIWESVQGQ from the coding sequence CCGAAATCTACAGATGAATTCTATAGCAATTACCCTAGCATTGTTGAAACTGGATATAATTTTGCTCACCAAAATTTGAAAGTGGTAGAACCAGAGTTTTCCTTGTATATATCACAAGGTGAATTTGGTGTTGTGCCTGGAACAGATTCAAAGATTAAGATAATAGGTTCTGATAGTGCCACTACTTGTCACATTGTTATCATCAGACACCCAGCTGGAACTGTTGCTGTAGCTCACTTTGATGGTAGTAAAAATGAAGTGGCAGCCATTAATGCCATGGTTGAGAAGATCACAAATATTGAGAGAGGTTTAGATGGACTTCAGTTGTATGTTGTTGGAGGATATATGCCAGAGAAAGGTAGTAAAGAGGCCTCTAAAAAGGAAGCTGAACATCTTTCATTGAAAATATTGGCTATGTTGATCAGTCATAAGTGTTTATTCAAAGTCTCCTTGTGGTGTACCTGTCGTTTAAACACAATGGAGGGAAGCAGTGGACCACAGCCAATTGTATATGGTGTGGGTGTAGAAGTGTTGACTGGATCTATATTTCCTGCATGTTTTAAATCACACGAGCCAAACTTGCCTCTCAGATCAGCTTCTCGCTGGATTTCTGGGGACAAAAAATTGTATGACATATATGACCATCTTTCTGGAACAATAAGTATTGATCCTTTTTATTATTCAGGTATGGATTGGTTCAATGTATATCTTCAGCTTCCAGATGATCTGTTATTAAGAAATTTTTCTACTTCTCCAAAAGTTGAGCCTCCTGAATTTTGTCAGGATCTTAGGAAAGTTTTTAAAATTTTTGTGGATCATCCTAACCCACAGGAAACACTCTTTCCTGGCAAGAAATCTAAAAAGTATATAATTAATTCAAATGGAATCTGGGAATCGGTGCAGGGACAATGA